In Daucus carota subsp. sativus chromosome 4, DH1 v3.0, whole genome shotgun sequence, one DNA window encodes the following:
- the LOC108218152 gene encoding tetraspanin-8 — protein sequence MVRISNNILTILNTISFLLSIPIVVVGVWLSRQGATECEHYLEKVFLATGIFLMIISLAGMIGACCRVSWLLWLYLFVMLGLIVLLIFSTIFTLVMINKGAGQSLSGKAYKEYRLGDYSVWLQKRVNNDDENWRRIKSCLQYSKVCERMGTDEASSGRADDLFYSKRLSAIQSGCCKPSDSCNFTYVSPTYWNKTTKALPNTDCALWGNDPNVLCFNCDSCKAGFLDNLKNRWKRVAVSNVVYLVCLIIVYSIGCCALRNNKRDNSWRQ from the exons ATGGTTCGAATAAGTAACAACATCTTGACAATCTTAAACACAATCTCATTCCTCTTATCAATCCCAATCGTAGTAGTCGGAGTATGGCTTTCACGTCAAGGCGCTACCGAATGTGAGCACTACCTAGAAAAAGTTTTCTTAGCAACCGGTATTTTCTTAATGATCATCTCTTTAGCAGGGATGATAGGCGCCTGTTGTCGCGTCTCATGGCTACTCTGGCTCTATCTTTTTGTCATGCTTGGCCTCATTGTTTTGCTCATCTTCTCAACTATCTTTACTCTGGTGATGATCAACAAAGGCGCGGGACAGTCTTTATCAGGCAAAGCTTACAAGGAATACAGGTTGGGGGATTACTCTGTTTGGCTACAGAAGAGAGTGAATAATGATGATGAGAATTGGAGGAGGATCAAGAGTTGTTTACAGTATAGTAAGGTTTGCGAAAGGATGGGTACTGATGAAGCTTCAAGTGGTCGCGCTGATGATCTGTTTTACTCGAAACGCCTTTCTGCCATTCAG TCTGGTTGCTGCAAGCCCTCTGATTCATGTAACTTTACATATGTGAGCCCTACTTACTGGAATAAAACGACGAAAGCACTACCTAATACAGACTGTGCGTTATGGGGTAATGATCCTAATGTTTTGTGCTTCAACTGTGACTCGTGCAAAGCAGGATTTCTGGACAACTTGAAGAACAGGTGGAAGAGAGTTGCTGTTAGTAATGTCGTTTATCTGGTCTGTTTGATCATCGTGTACTCCATTGGGTGTTGTGCATTAAGGAACAATAAACGTGACAACTCCTGGAGGCAGTGA